Part of the Paenibacillus aurantius genome, GGCCGTTATAGGACCGGGTGTTTTCCATTACACCTCCACCTCCCTCTTCTTCGTGATGCTTACTTGAACAATGGTAATGAGGGCGACGATGATAAAGAACAGCAGCGCTTTAGCCGTTCCGAGCCCGTACCGGTTGTTGCGGAACGCCTCCTGGTAAATGTTCATGGCCACCGATTCGGTCGCTCCGAACGGTCCGCCCTTGGTAAGCGACAGGTTAAGGTCGAACATTTTGAACGCCCAGGAGATGGTCAGGAACAAGCAGACGGTGACCGACGGCATAATGAGCGGAATGGTGACGCTCTTCAGCATGTCCCAACGGGTCGCCCCGTCGATTCTCGCCGCTTCGATCAGTTCCTTCGGAACGTTGGCGAGACCGGCGATGTAGATGACCATCAGGTACCCGGCCCCCTGCCAGACGGACACGATGACGATCCCCCAGAAGGCGGTCGGTTCATCCCCGAGCCATGGAAGCTGGAAGAAGCCGATATTCGTCAGCTCGCCCAGCGTGGCGAAGCCTTTGACGAACACGAACTGCCAAATAAAGCCGAGCAGCAGCCCCCCGATGACGTTCGGCATGAAGAAGACGGTACGAAGAACGTTCCTCGTTTTGAGGTGCTGGGTCAGGAGAAGAGCTAGCAGAAAGCCCAGCAGGTTGGTGAAGATGATTTCCGCCACGGAGAAGCGGACCGTGAACCAGAAGGAGCGGTGAAAATCCTTATCGTCAAAAATAATGGCCTTGAAGTTGTCGAGCCCCGT contains:
- a CDS encoding carbohydrate ABC transporter permease, which codes for MKTKKSWIQQWVFVGPALLFFTLIVVIPFLMSIYYSFTEWNGVAAEVKWTGLDNFKAIIFDDKDFHRSFWFTVRFSVAEIIFTNLLGFLLALLLTQHLKTRNVLRTVFFMPNVIGGLLLGFIWQFVFVKGFATLGELTNIGFFQLPWLGDEPTAFWGIVIVSVWQGAGYLMVIYIAGLANVPKELIEAARIDGATRWDMLKSVTIPLIMPSVTVCLFLTISWAFKMFDLNLSLTKGGPFGATESVAMNIYQEAFRNNRYGLGTAKALLFFIIVALITIVQVSITKKREVEV